A window of Streptomyces sp. NBC_01689 genomic DNA:
GCCTGCCGTATCCCCGGCGCGCGATCGCGCAAGCGCACTTACTGTGGGCGGAGGAGGACGACCGAAAGGGACGTGCGGCGATGACCGACATGACGGACCGGAACCGGACGGACAACCCCGAGGGCGAGACGCCCCAGACCCGCAGGACCACCCGGCGCGGCGGTGGTGATCCCGCCACCCGGGGGCGGACCACGATCGCCGACGGCGTCGTGGAGAAGATCGCCGGACTAGCGGCCAGGGACGTGCTCGGCGTGCACGCCATGGGCAGTGGGCTGAGCCGTACCTTCGGCGCGGTCCGCGACCGCGTCCCGGGCGGTTCCAAGTCCGTCGCCAGGGGCGTCAAGGCGGAGGTCGGCGAGGTGCAGACCGCACTCGACCTGGAGATCGTCGTCGATTACGGGGTGTCGATCGCGGACGTGGCCCGGGCGGTCCGGGAGAACGTGATCACCGCCGTGGAGCGCATGACGGGGCTCGAGGTCGTCGAGGTCAACATCGCCGTGAGTGACGTGAAGCTTCCCGACGAAGAGGACGAGGAGCCGGAGTCGCGGCTCCAGTGACCGGCCCGGCCGACGAACTGCTGAGGAGCGCACATGAGTTTGGCCGTGATCGGCATGATCGCCGGGATGGCGCTGGGCTTCGCCGGGTACTTCGGAGGATTCGGGGCCTTCCTGCTCGTCGCCGCGCTGGGGGCCGTCGGCTTCCTCGTGGGGCGGTTCCTCGAAGGGGACCTGGACCTCGGCGCCGTCTTCCGTCCGCGTGACGACCGGCGGCGGTGACACCCGTGAGCGGTACGGCGGGCGGCACCCGGCGGCCCGGCACGACCGTCGCGGCGGCCGAGCGCGGCGCGACCCGGATCGCCGACCGCGTCGTGGCGAAGACCGCCGCGCAGGCGGCCCGTGAGGCCCTCGGACCGCTGCCCGAGGACGCCGCCGCTCCGCACGCCACGGTCCTCGTCCGCCAGGACAGCGCCCGCGTCCACGTCCATCTCGAACTCGGCTACCCCACCGACATCGGCGCCCGCTGCAAAGCGGTGCGTTGTCATGTCGCGGAGCGGGTAAGCGCGTTGACGGGGATGGAAGTGCCGGAGGTGACCGTCCAGGTGGAACGGCTGCACCTGCTACCGGTACCCGGCGTGGCACAGGGGAGGACGCAATGAGCGAGCCCCAGGGCTCCGACAGCACGACCCGACGCTTGCCCGTGATGGAGAAGCCGCCCGAGGACGGACCCGACCGGTCCGCGCCCGCGGACGTCCACGACCCCGCGCGCCCCCTCGACGAGGCGGACGGCGGTCAGGGGCGGTTCTGGTCGGCGCGCCGCGTCCCCGCGGGGATCGTCGCGCTGGTCCTCCTGATCGGCGCGGGCGTCTTCCTGTACGACGTGGCGGCCGTCCGGGCCCACCGCCCCGCGATGCACTGGCGCAGCTCTCTCGCGCGGCAACTCGCCGAACGCCCGCTCGACGACACCTGGATGCTGGTCGGCGCCGGGATCGCCACGGCCCTCGGGCTCCTCCTGGTCGTCCTCGCGGTGACCCCGGGCCTGCGCGCGGTCCTGCCGATGCGGCGCGCCCATCACGACGTACGGGCCGGGCTGCACCGGGACGCCGCCGCGCTCGCCCTGCGCGACCGGGCCATGGAGGTCTCCGGGGTGCAGTCGGCGAGGGTCCGTACGGGACGGCGCAGGGTGGACGTCCACGCCGTCTCGCACTTCCGTGAACTCGACGAGGTACGGGCCGACCTGGACGCCACGCTCGCCGACGGCATCCGGGGGCTGGGTCTCTCCCGTACCCCCTCGCTCTCGGTGCGTGTGCGGCGTCCCGGACGGAAGGGGTGAGTACGGTGCTCAGGATCGTCAACCGTGTGCTGCTGGGAGTCGTCGGGCTCGCCCTGGTCGTTCTCGGCGGCTCCGTGCTCGCCATCGGCCTGGGCGTGCGGTCGCCCTCGTGGTGGATCCACGACGGGCCGCACGACGTCCTGCTCAGCGACGCCGGGCGGACCCGCTGGCGGGACCAGGGCTGGTGGTGGCCGGCCGTCATCGCCGGGCTCGCGCTGCTCGTCCTGCTCGCCCTGTGGTGGCTGGCGGCCGTGCTGCACCGGCGCAGGCTGGCGGAGGTGCTGGTCGACGTCGGCGACGGCGAGGGCGCGCTGCTGCGCGGCCGGGCGCTGGAGAGCGTACTGGCCCAGGACGCCGGGCGCGTGGACGGGGTGGCGCACGCCCAGGTGCAGCTGACCGGGAAGAAGGGTGCTCCGGCCACACGGGTGCAGCTCCTGATGGAACCTCATGTGGATCCCGGCCACACCCTGCACCTGCTCACGACGGAGGCGCTCGCGCACGCCCGCGACTCGGCGGGCCTCGCCGCGCTCCCCGCGGAGGTACGCCTCCGCGCGGTCAAGCACCGCGCGGAACGGGTGAGCTGACCCGACGCTCCACGGGGCGACCGGACCCGGCACCGGGACCGCCGGTGGCACTCCGCGCCACCGCCGCGGGTACGGCCCCCGGTCCCGGAGACTCCTGGCTCCGGAGCCGCGCGCCGCGCCCGAGGCCGTCGGGACCGGTGGAGCCGGCCGCACCCCGTGCGGCCGGCGTCCGTACCGCGGGCCCGTACCGCCCCGCGAGTAACCGGCCTTGCGAGTAACCGGCCTCGCGAGTAATCCGCGCCGCTAGAACCCGTGCCGCATGCCGCCGTCCACCGGCAGCATGACGCCTGTCAGGTAGGAGGCCGCGGGGGAGAGCAGGAAGGCCGCGGTGCGGCCGAACTCCTCCGGGGTGCCGTACCGGCGCAGCGGGATGCGCGACTCGTTGGCCGCGCGGGTGGCCTCCGGGTCGGCGGAGAGACCGTCGAGCTCGCGGACGCGGTCCGTGTCGATGCGGGACGGGAGGAGGCCGATCACACGGATGCCCCGCGGGCCCAACTCGTCGGCGAGGGACTTGGCGAAGCCCGCGAGCCCCGGACGCAGACCGTTGGAGATGGTCAGGCCCGGGATCGGCTCGTGCACCGAGGCCGACAGGACGAAGCCGAGGACACCGCCGTCCCCCAGCTCCGCGGCGGCGGCGCGGGCCAGCCGGACCGCGCCGAGGAACACGGACTCGTACGCGGCCGTCCACTGCTCGTCCGTGGTGTCCGCGACGAAGCCGGGCGGCGGGCCGCCCACGCTGACGAGGACGCCGTCGAACCCGCCGAAGTGCTCACGCGCCGCCGCGATCAGCCGGGCCGGGGTCTGCGGGTCGGCGTTGTCGGCGGCCACCCCGAACGCGTTCGGGCCGAGCGCGGACGCGGCGTCGGCGGTGCTCTTCTCGTCGCGCCCCGAGACGATCACCTTCGCACCGTCGGCGGTGAGCTCGCGCGCCGCGGCGTTGCCCAGACCACGGGTGGCTCCCGTGACGACGTACACACGGTCCTTCAGTCCAAGATCCATGGCGTCCATCCTCCCCCATCCCGTCAGTCCGCCGGTGCGGCCCCTCCCACGTCCTCCGCGCCCCCGCCCCCGAACAGGTTGAACGCGGTGCCCACCAGGCCGAGGTGGCTGAAGGCCTGGGGGAAGTTGCCCAATTGGCGGCGCCCCACGGGGTCGTACTCCTCGGAGAGCAGCCCCACGTCGTTGGCGAGCGCGATCAGCCGCTCGAACAGCTCACGCGCCTCCTTCGCGCGGCCCGTCATCTGCAGCGCGTCGGCGAGCCAGAACGAACAGACGAGGAACGCGCCCTCGCCGCCCGGCAGGCCGTCGACGTCCGTGCCCTCCTCGCTGTAGCGCCGCAGCAGGAAGTTGTCCCGTTCGAGCTCCGCGCGGACCGCGTCGATGGTGCCGACGACCCTCGGATCGTCCGGCGGCAGGAAGCCGGAGCGCGGGATGAGCAGCAGCGACGCGTCCAGCTCGCGCGAGCCGTAGGACTGCGTGAAGGTGTTCCGCTCGGCGTCGAACCCGCGCTCGCACACCTCCTTGTGCACCTCGTCGCGCATCTCGCGCCAGCCGACCAGATCACCGGTGAGCCCGGGGTCCGCCTCCAGCGTGCGCACGGCGCGGTCGGCGGCCACCCACGCCATCACCTTCGAGTACACGAAGTGCCGACGGGGACCGCGCACCTCCCAGATCCCCTCGTCGGGCTGGCGCCAGGCGGTGCGCAGGAAGTCCATCAGCGCGCACTGCAGCCGCCACATGTGCGGCTTGGACGGCAGGCCCGAGCGCCGGGCCAGTTCGAGCGAGTCGATGACCTCCCCGTACACGTCCAGCTGGAGCTGTTTCACCGCCTCGTTGCCGATCCGGACCGGGTACGAACCGGCGAAGCCGCGCAGCCACGGCAGTTCGAACTCGGGCAGCCGGCGCTCGCCGGAGAGCCCGTACATGATCTGCAGGTCGGCCGGGTCTCCCGCGACCGCGCGCAGCAGCCAGTCGCGCCACGCCTCGGCCTCCTCGTGGTACCCGGCCGCGAGGAGCGCGCCGAGGGTGAGGGTGGAGTCGCGCAGCCAGCAGTAGCGGTAGTCCCAGTTGCGGACACCGCCCAGCTCCTCCGGGAGCGAGGTGGTGGGGGCCGCCACGATGCCGCCCGTCGGCGCGTAGGTGAGGGCCTTGAGGGTGATCAGGGAGCGGACCACGATGTCCCGGTGCGGGCCCTGGTAGCGGCAGCGCGCCGCCCACGCCTGCCAGTCGGCGACGCTGCACCGCAGTGCCTCGAACGGGTCGATCAGCGGTGGCCGCGACCAGTGGGAGGGATGCCAGGTCAGGACGAAGGCGACCTTTTCGCCCGCCTCCACGGTGAACTCCGAGAGGGTGCGGAAGTCCTTGCCCCAGGTCCGTACCTCGGGTTCGCTGCGCAGCCATACGGAGTCCGGGCCCGCGACCGCGACCCGGTGACCGTCGGACTTGCGCATCCAGGGGACGACCGAGCCGTAGTCGAAGCGCAGCCGCAGGGTGCTCTGCACCGTGACGCGGCCGCTGAGTCCCTCGACGATGCGGATGAGGTCGGGGGCCTTGTCGCGCTGCGGCATGAAGTCGGTCACCCGGACCGAGCCGTCGTCCGTCTCCCATTCCGAGTCCAGCACCAGGGAGTCCGGCCGGTACGCGCGTCTGGCGCAGGGGCCCGCTCCCTTGGGCGCGATCCGCCAGTGGCCGTTGTTCTCGTCGCCAAGCATCGCCGCGAAACAGGCCGCCGAGTCGAACCGTGGCACGCAGAGCCAGTCGATCGACCCGTCCCGGCCCACCAGTGCGGCCGTCTGTTCGTCCCCGATGAGCGCGTAGTCCTCGATACGTGGGTGCACGTGGGGCGGGTTCCCGGCGAGGGCCGGGGCCAATCGGGTCCGAGGCCGACCGGGTGAAGTGGGATGCGTCCCACCGTGGAACCGCCCGTTGACCCGTCCGTGGCACCGGGCGCGTGCTACACCCCGGCGGGCGCCGGTTCCGGGGCCGTCTCGGCGGTGGCGGCCGCCGCGCGCTCACGGCGCTCGCGGCGGACCAGGACGACCCAGCCCACGGGCACGCCCGCGGAGAAGAGCCACCACTGGATGGCGTAGGCCATGTGCGGG
This region includes:
- the amaP gene encoding alkaline shock response membrane anchor protein AmaP translates to MLRIVNRVLLGVVGLALVVLGGSVLAIGLGVRSPSWWIHDGPHDVLLSDAGRTRWRDQGWWWPAVIAGLALLVLLALWWLAAVLHRRRLAEVLVDVGDGEGALLRGRALESVLAQDAGRVDGVAHAQVQLTGKKGAPATRVQLLMEPHVDPGHTLHLLTTEALAHARDSAGLAALPAEVRLRAVKHRAERVS
- a CDS encoding Asp23/Gls24 family envelope stress response protein; the protein is MTPVSGTAGGTRRPGTTVAAAERGATRIADRVVAKTAAQAAREALGPLPEDAAAPHATVLVRQDSARVHVHLELGYPTDIGARCKAVRCHVAERVSALTGMEVPEVTVQVERLHLLPVPGVAQGRTQ
- a CDS encoding SDR family oxidoreductase, with the protein product MDLGLKDRVYVVTGATRGLGNAAARELTADGAKVIVSGRDEKSTADAASALGPNAFGVAADNADPQTPARLIAAAREHFGGFDGVLVSVGGPPPGFVADTTDEQWTAAYESVFLGAVRLARAAAAELGDGGVLGFVLSASVHEPIPGLTISNGLRPGLAGFAKSLADELGPRGIRVIGLLPSRIDTDRVRELDGLSADPEATRAANESRIPLRRYGTPEEFGRTAAFLLSPAASYLTGVMLPVDGGMRHGF
- a CDS encoding Asp23/Gls24 family envelope stress response protein, with protein sequence MTDMTDRNRTDNPEGETPQTRRTTRRGGGDPATRGRTTIADGVVEKIAGLAARDVLGVHAMGSGLSRTFGAVRDRVPGGSKSVARGVKAEVGEVQTALDLEIVVDYGVSIADVARAVRENVITAVERMTGLEVVEVNIAVSDVKLPDEEDEEPESRLQ
- a CDS encoding DUF6286 domain-containing protein, translating into MSEPQGSDSTTRRLPVMEKPPEDGPDRSAPADVHDPARPLDEADGGQGRFWSARRVPAGIVALVLLIGAGVFLYDVAAVRAHRPAMHWRSSLARQLAERPLDDTWMLVGAGIATALGLLLVVLAVTPGLRAVLPMRRAHHDVRAGLHRDAAALALRDRAMEVSGVQSARVRTGRRRVDVHAVSHFRELDEVRADLDATLADGIRGLGLSRTPSLSVRVRRPGRKG
- a CDS encoding glycoside hydrolase family 15 protein, whose protein sequence is MHPRIEDYALIGDEQTAALVGRDGSIDWLCVPRFDSAACFAAMLGDENNGHWRIAPKGAGPCARRAYRPDSLVLDSEWETDDGSVRVTDFMPQRDKAPDLIRIVEGLSGRVTVQSTLRLRFDYGSVVPWMRKSDGHRVAVAGPDSVWLRSEPEVRTWGKDFRTLSEFTVEAGEKVAFVLTWHPSHWSRPPLIDPFEALRCSVADWQAWAARCRYQGPHRDIVVRSLITLKALTYAPTGGIVAAPTTSLPEELGGVRNWDYRYCWLRDSTLTLGALLAAGYHEEAEAWRDWLLRAVAGDPADLQIMYGLSGERRLPEFELPWLRGFAGSYPVRIGNEAVKQLQLDVYGEVIDSLELARRSGLPSKPHMWRLQCALMDFLRTAWRQPDEGIWEVRGPRRHFVYSKVMAWVAADRAVRTLEADPGLTGDLVGWREMRDEVHKEVCERGFDAERNTFTQSYGSRELDASLLLIPRSGFLPPDDPRVVGTIDAVRAELERDNFLLRRYSEEGTDVDGLPGGEGAFLVCSFWLADALQMTGRAKEARELFERLIALANDVGLLSEEYDPVGRRQLGNFPQAFSHLGLVGTAFNLFGGGGAEDVGGAAPAD